Sequence from the Sulfuricurvum sp. IAE1 genome:
GACGTAAGCCCCATAAACGTATCGTTACGGTTCAGTTTGGCAAGGATTTCGTGGGTCAGCGTGTCCATCGGCTTCATCCGTCCGCTGGCGTCCTGGACGACGAGGTGCCCGAATCGTTCGGCATGGGCTTTGTCAAAAGCCTTGGCGGTCTGGATAACCGGGTTGGACTCATCCGAAGCGACCGCATCGGCCGATGCAAACGCCATCACGGCGATCAGAAGCGAAGCCGCGGTTTTTTGCGCATTGATCGATTTGAGTTTTTCGCCCAGTGCGCTGAAACGGCCCGTTTTGACAAACAATACGCCAAAAAGGCCGATCGCAAGCAGCAGGTATCCGATGTAAGTAATCAGGGTGCCCGGATCGCGGTTGACCGAGAGGACCGTTCCCAGTTCATCCTGGTCGTACGAGGACTGGAAGAAACGGTATCCCTGGTAATCCAGGACATGGTTCATATAAATGCGGAAATCGAACTCTTTTTTGTTCGCATCGTCGATCACCGTCACTTCACTGGCGTACGACGCCGGAGACATCGATCCCGGATAGCGCTCCAGCTGAAAATCCCGCAGGGCAACGGCAAAGGGAAGTTTACGCTCGATCGAGCCGTAGGAAACCTGGATCAGCATATCGCCGAGTTTCACCTGCACCGCTTCGCCGATCTCGCCGGGAGTTCCCATGACGAGGGCCTGCGTGCGTTCTTTCCCTTTAACGAAACTAAACGTCAAGGCATCGGCACCTTTCATCATCGGCCCTTTGGCGGGGAGCGAAACCAGTTTTTTCACCGCTTTGGGGAGGAAGTTGCGCATCACGAATCCGCTTTGCGGGCTTTGGTAGAGGGTACGTCCCGCAAAAAGGTGTTTCCCGCCATTAAGAGGAGCGCTTTGCTGCGTATCCATGCTCAGCGTCATCAACGGCTGCGGCGTCGTCAGGTATGGCCGACCGTTTTCGACACTGAGCGATACGACGGGCTTTTCGAAGGTTTTGCCCGAACTAAAATCGATCACCACGTCGTTGGCTTCGACGAACTCCCCTTGCATCAGCTGAACCTGCTGTGCCCCGGCGGGACCCGTGACCATCAATTCGATGAGGGGCTTGCCCGCAGGATCGGCAACCATCTCATACGATGCGTCACCCATATAATTTTCCAGCTTGACCTTCACCTGCTCGCCGCCGACGTCAAGCGTCCGCTCGAAATCGTTCGTCGAGCGCTTGGAGAGGAAAAGAGGCTCTTCGAACGTATAGGTGTTTTCGCCTTTAAGCACCGAAAAGGTGATATAAGGCTCCGCGCTTGTGATCGCGTCGTTCTTTTCCCCTTCGCGGATGTGCATCATCCCCTCGTATCCGACGTAGCGGGTGACCGCCGCGCCGATCAGGATGATCAAAAAAGCGACATGGAATAAAAACACCAGCGCTTTTTCACGCCGTGCCATTTTAAAATTGACGATGTTGATCGTCAGGTTGAGGGCCAAAAGCGCCAGCAGCACTTCGAACCAGCGCGCGTTGTAAACGTCGGCTTTGGCACTCATGGTGCCGTAGTCGTTTTCGATGAAGGTCGCATAGCCGATAGCCACGGCAAAAACCAGCATCAAAACGGCCATCGTTTTCATGGACCCCAGAAGGGAGAGTATTTTATTCATTGAAAGACCTGTCCTGTAATATCGGTGCAATTGTAGTCGCAAACCGGTAAATATTTGTTAACCCCGTGTAAATAGTCACACACCCTCTAAAATCATTGCCTCGGCAACCCGCTTGAACGCCGCGATGTTGGCCCCGTCGACGAAGTTGCGTTCACATCCGTACTCTTTTGCCGTCAGGGAGACCCGCTTGTATATCTGGGCCATCAGTTCCTGCAGCTTGCGGTCGACTTTATCGTAGTCCCATTTCTCCATCGAGGCATTCTGACTCATTTCGAACTCGCTCACCGCCACCCCTCCGGCATTGGAAGCCTTACCCGGGGAGAAAAGGACCCCTTCGCGCTGAAGCAGTTCGATCGCATCCGGTTCGGTCGGCATGTTTGCCCCTTCGACGACCGCAACGCATCCGTTTTCGATCAGCTTGGCGGCGTCGGTGCGGCTAAGTTCGTTTTGCGTCGCGCACGGGAACGCCGCGAAACAGGGATAATGCCACGCCGCATGTCCCCCGGCGGGATAGTCGGCTTTGGCGGTGTATACCGATCCGGGAACGCGCGTCGCGTACCCTTCGAGCGATGCGCGGGCGCCGTTGCCTTTGAGTTCGCGGACGACGCACAGGTCGATCCCCCTGGGATCATAGATCGTCCCTTCGCTGTCGCTGCAGGTAACGACCAGAGCCCCCATCTGCTGGAGCTTTTCGATCGTATGAAGCGCGACATTCCCTGCCCCGCTGACGCAGCACGTTTTTCCCTCAAGCGTCTCCTGAAGTTCCTGTGAGAGCATCTCGGCGGCGAAATAGACGACCCCGTACCCCGTTGCCTGCGGACGCATCAGCGACCCGCCGAACTCGTAGGGTTTGCCGCTGAGGACCCCGTCGTAATTACGGGTGATCCGCTTGTACTCGCCGTAGAGGTAGCCGATTTCCCGTGCTCCGACCCCGATATCCCCCGCCGGTACATCGACGCGCGCGCCGATGTACTGGTAGAGTTCGCGCATGAAAGCGCGGCAGAATTTCATGATCTCGAAGTCGCTTTTGCCTTTCGGATCGAAATCGCTCCCCCCCTTCGCCCCGCCGATGGGGAGCCCGGTCAGGGAATTTTTGAAAATCTGCTCGAATGCCAGGAATTTCAATATCCCCGTATCGACGCTGGGATGGAACCGCAATCCCCCCTTGTAGGGTCCCAGAGAATTGTTAAACTGTATCCGGTAGCCGTTGTTGATGTGTACGCGGCTTTGGTCGTCCACCCACTGGACCTTGAACTGTATGACACGGTCGGGGGTCACAAGCCGTTCGAGGATAGCGTAACGTTCATAGCGCGGATCGCTCCGGACGATCGGCTCAAGCGACGAGAGCACTTCGCTGACCGCCTGCAAAAACGTATTGTCGGTATTGACGTTCGACTGTTTAAGATTCGCGAGGATGCGTTCGACCATGCCCTCTC
This genomic interval carries:
- the ccsA gene encoding cytochrome c biogenesis protein, yielding MNKILSLLGSMKTMAVLMLVFAVAIGYATFIENDYGTMSAKADVYNARWFEVLLALLALNLTINIVNFKMARREKALVFLFHVAFLIILIGAAVTRYVGYEGMMHIREGEKNDAITSAEPYITFSVLKGENTYTFEEPLFLSKRSTNDFERTLDVGGEQVKVKLENYMGDASYEMVADPAGKPLIELMVTGPAGAQQVQLMQGEFVEANDVVIDFSSGKTFEKPVVSLSVENGRPYLTTPQPLMTLSMDTQQSAPLNGGKHLFAGRTLYQSPQSGFVMRNFLPKAVKKLVSLPAKGPMMKGADALTFSFVKGKERTQALVMGTPGEIGEAVQVKLGDMLIQVSYGSIERKLPFAVALRDFQLERYPGSMSPASYASEVTVIDDANKKEFDFRIYMNHVLDYQGYRFFQSSYDQDELGTVLSVNRDPGTLITYIGYLLLAIGLFGVLFVKTGRFSALGEKLKSINAQKTAASLLIAVMAFASADAVASDESNPVIQTAKAFDKAHAERFGHLVVQDASGRMKPMDTLTHEILAKLNRNDTFMGLTSNQVVLGMMLRPDAWREIAMIRTADKEINKLIGIPENAKTAAFSQFFEFPDEIAGYKLAKLVDEANRKSPGKRDKLDKALLQVDERVNVAYMVYTGSLVRMWPRPNDKNHKWDATIEALQTLQPKEGEVVRLLAIGYFSSIDAAIKSGDWKQADEALARIDKYQRFVGASVYPADMKLKAEIFYNKANIFEQLWPLYFVVGFLLLILSFVKILKPSFTMEWFTKLSFGLLVLFFAAHTLGLAVRWYISGHAPWSNGYESMIYIGWATVLAGFIFSRRSVMTMAATSILTGLILFVAHLNWMDPQVTNLVPVLQSYWLSIHVSMITASYGFLGLGALLGMITLLLFVFKRGENAGRLNLAIKELNAINEMSLIIGLVLLTVGNFLGGVWANESWGRYWGWDPKETWALVTILVYAVVIHLRFIKGAYSDYIFSVVSLLAFTSVLMTYFGVNYYLAGLHSYAKGDPVPVPDFVPVTYAVIAIVIAMAYPKRKTA
- the gdhA gene encoding NADP-specific glutamate dehydrogenase, translated to MVERILANLKQSNVNTDNTFLQAVSEVLSSLEPIVRSDPRYERYAILERLVTPDRVIQFKVQWVDDQSRVHINNGYRIQFNNSLGPYKGGLRFHPSVDTGILKFLAFEQIFKNSLTGLPIGGAKGGSDFDPKGKSDFEIMKFCRAFMRELYQYIGARVDVPAGDIGVGAREIGYLYGEYKRITRNYDGVLSGKPYEFGGSLMRPQATGYGVVYFAAEMLSQELQETLEGKTCCVSGAGNVALHTIEKLQQMGALVVTCSDSEGTIYDPRGIDLCVVRELKGNGARASLEGYATRVPGSVYTAKADYPAGGHAAWHYPCFAAFPCATQNELSRTDAAKLIENGCVAVVEGANMPTEPDAIELLQREGVLFSPGKASNAGGVAVSEFEMSQNASMEKWDYDKVDRKLQELMAQIYKRVSLTAKEYGCERNFVDGANIAAFKRVAEAMILEGV